Below is a window of Sulfitobacter sp. BSw21498 DNA.
ATGCGAGATGCGATGCTTGCATGGATTTCTGATATGAGGAGGTACCTGTCTCTACGCGACACCAAGACCTTGTGTAAACGCTGCGCCTTTCTTGAAGACATGACCGATGCAAAACCATGCAGGTCCTGTGGGTTCGCCTATCCGAAAAACGAGACCGTTTGTCCCGACTGTGGCGAGCAGGAAATAGACACAGCAAGATGTCCGCTTTAGGAAATCTCACTGCGATGAGCGTCGAGGAATTGTCTGCCTGAAGTGGGTCGGCCATTAAATAACATGCGAAGCTGCAACTGAGAACAGCTACCTGCTTAGCACGGCCAAAGAGGGCTTAGACCGGACTTTAACTACGAGCGTAAGAAAAGTTAACGTTGAGTGATGCGGGGATCGTTCGGTCTGCAAGCGCTCAGTTTTCGATGCCGTTGCGAATACCTCTGGATTGACGGGCGGAAGCTGCATTTCTCACTAAGGTCCGGTATGCGGACCGAAGCTGACGTTAGGTGCGCTATCGTGACAACCCATTGAAACCTGATATGTTTCAACGAAACGGATTGAATAGGGCCTCCATGTATAATCTTTTTGTTTCCTCCAGAAGTGAATCTTGGAATGGGGACGCTTGGCTGATCGAGCGCAGCAGGTGTGTTCGGGAATATACCAGCGAAGCGTTTGAAAATGAATTTGGAGCGCTTGGCGTGGAAGAGATAGATCAGCTCCGTCGCTTTCCCTGCATCTTTGCATATGAAGCAGCCAAAGGACTTGATCCGCATTTTGGGCTGATCCGGGATGTGACCGTCCGCGGTAAAGATGTCCGCATCGACTACGAGATTTATCCGCTCGATACATTCCTGACAGCATCGCAACTCGACGAAATGACTTTCGAACTGGAGATTGAGAAGTGGGAGTTGAACCGGACACATTGGGCAGTAAAGAACGTCGATCTACCGGCCGAATTAAGCCGGAAGGGCATTTCACTTCCCCGTTGGGCTTCAAGCGCGGGCCCGAGGATAAATCTGTCGAAACATCAGTTTGACGTCGCGTTGTCGTTTCCCGGCGAGGCTCGCCAGTATGTAGAGCAGGTCGCGCAGCACTTGGAGCGGCTGCTCGGTCCTGATCGATACTTCTATGATCGAAACTATACTGCGCAGCTCGCACGCCCTTCTCTCGATACCTTTCTTCAGGGGATTTACCGTGATCGTTCTCGACTAATTGTGGTGTTTGCCGGCGGCGACTATCAACGGAAAAACTGGTGCGGGATCGAGTTCAGGGCGGTACGCGAGATCATTAATGGACGCGACCATGATCGGATCATGTTCGTAAGAATGGACGATGGTGAGGTCGAAGGTATTTTTGGCCACGACGGGTATGTCGACGCCAGACAACACGAACCCGCAGAGATCGCGTCATTTATCGATGAGCGAGTGAATCTGCTTCGGACGTGACGTTCTGTCTGGCGAAATGGCCATCGGGCGATGACATAAAAAACCATCATCAAATATAGTGTGATTCAAAAATATTTTAGCGTTTTGAAACTATGCTGTTAATTTTCCAACTTCATACCTAACCCCGCTTTTTTTAACGACCTAAAGCCCCCCTGGAGCCAACTGAACAGACTGTAATCCCGTATGGAAAGTGGTTCCTCGCGCCGTGGATACAGCCATAAAATGCACGTAGAAATATTCCG
It encodes the following:
- a CDS encoding TIR domain-containing protein, with the translated sequence MYNLFVSSRSESWNGDAWLIERSRCVREYTSEAFENEFGALGVEEIDQLRRFPCIFAYEAAKGLDPHFGLIRDVTVRGKDVRIDYEIYPLDTFLTASQLDEMTFELEIEKWELNRTHWAVKNVDLPAELSRKGISLPRWASSAGPRINLSKHQFDVALSFPGEARQYVEQVAQHLERLLGPDRYFYDRNYTAQLARPSLDTFLQGIYRDRSRLIVVFAGGDYQRKNWCGIEFRAVREIINGRDHDRIMFVRMDDGEVEGIFGHDGYVDARQHEPAEIASFIDERVNLLRT